The Panicum hallii strain FIL2 chromosome 9, PHallii_v3.1, whole genome shotgun sequence genome has a window encoding:
- the LOC112873620 gene encoding uncharacterized protein LOC112873620 — protein sequence MAATAVAASLSVARGLGKPLRAGGTSPSSLRVSPRGRSASRVAVVARASSAQNPAKEWAAAAAIAAALVLPEVAEAAQPGISPSLKNFLLSIVSGGVVLVAIVGAVVAVSNFDPVKRG from the coding sequence AtggccgccaccgccgtcgcgGCGTCTCTGTCCGTGGCCCGGGGGCTCGGGAAGCCCCTCCGCGCCGGCGGCACCAGCCCGTCGTCGCTCCGCGTCTCGCCCCGTGGCAGGTCGGCCAGCAGGGTGGCCGTCGTCGCCCGGGCGTCGTCCGCGCAGAACCCGGCCAAGGAgtgggcggccgcggcggccatcgcggcggcgctggtgctgCCGGAGGTCGCGGAGGCCGCGCAGCCGGGGATCTCGCCCTCGCTCAAGAACTTCCTCCTCAGCATCGTCTCCGGCGGGGTCGTGCTCGTCGCCATCGtcggcgccgtcgtcgccgtcTCCAACTTCGACCCCGTCAAGCGGGGCTGA
- the LOC112875492 gene encoding serine/arginine-rich-splicing factor SR34-like: MSRRWSRTIYVGNLPGDIREREVEDLFYKYGRIVDIDLKVPPRPPGYAFVEFEDPRDAEDAIAGRDGYNFDGHRLRVEPAHGGRGNASSHDRSGGFGGGARRGVSRHSEYRVLVSGLPSSASWQDLKDHMRKAGDVCFSEVYREGGGTIGIVDYTNYDDMKYAIKKLDDTEFRNAFGRAYIRVKEYDGKRGRSYSRSRSPSRSYSRSRSPSKSPRARRSASRSRSRSVSSRSRSASKGRSPSRSPARSKSPNASPANGEAASPKKQSPSRSPSGSRSPDAKPE; encoded by the exons ATGAGCAGGCGCTGGAGCCGGACGATCTACGTCGGGAATCTCCCGGGCGACATccgggagagggaggtggaggatCTCTTCTACAAg TATGGGAGGATTGTTGACATTGACTTGAAGGTCCCCCCGAGGCCACCTGGTTATGCTTTTGTTGAG TTTGAAGATCCTCGTGATGCTGAAGATGCAATTGCTGGGCGGGATGGATACAATTTTGATGGACACCGCCTAAGA GTGGAACCTGCTCATGGTGGTAGAGGTAATGCTTCCTCACATGACCGTTCAGGTGGCTTTGGTGGTGGAGCACGACGTGGCGTGTCAAGGCACTCAGAGTATCGTG TTCTTGTCAGTGGACTGCCTTCTTCTGCATCATGGCAGGATTTGAAG GATCATATGCGTAAGGCAGGTGATGTTTGTTTCTCTGAAGTGTACCGTGAAGGTGGTG GCACCATTGGAATTGTGGACTACACAAACTATGATGACATGAAATATGCT ATAAAGAAGCTGGATGATACTGAATTCAGGAACGCCTTTGGGCGAGCTTATATAAGG GTGAAGGAATATGATGGCAAGCGTGGTCGCTCCTACTCACGTAGCCGAAGCCCAAGTCGTAGCTACAGCAGAAGCAGGAGCCCAAG CAAATCACCCAGGGCTCGCCGCTCAGCATCTAGATCCCGGTCGAGGTCTGTTTCTTCCCGTTCAAGGTCTGCATCAAAAGGGCGTTCTCCATCAAG ATCACCAGCAAGATCCAAATCTCCTAATGCTTCT CCGGCAAATGGTGAAGCAGCAAGCCCCAAGAAGCAGAGCCCAAGCAGAAGCCCATCTGGCTCACGCTCTCCTGAT GCGAAACCTGAATAA